A window of Pectobacterium carotovorum genomic DNA:
TTGAGTACAAGGCTTGATTTTGGTGTTAATTTCAGGTTGCCGAACCGTTGGTTTCTCGAAATCCTGATTTTGTAAGGGCTAAGAGGATGTCAATATTCTGTAAAAAAAATAAGTCGTGGTCGTTTTGTTGGTTTTTCAGGTAAAACCTAGAAAATTGCGCGGTGAAAAACCACGCAATTTTTAAGAGTGTTCTTAATCGGTTCTATTTATCGTGCCGAGTGTGCAGCATGTAGTTCACGTCCACGTTTGGACCCAGTTTAAAATGGTCCGTCAACGGGTTGTAGTGCAGCCCGGTGATATGCTTTTCACGCAGCGGTGTACTGTCGACCCAGTGCATCAGTTCTGCTGGTCGAATGAACTTCTTAATGTCGTGCGTGCCGCGCGGTACCATTTTGAGCACGTACTCGGCACCGATAACGGCCATCATCCACGCTTTCGCATTGCGGTTGATGGTCGAGAAAAAGACGTGTCCGCTGGGTTTGACCAACTTGGCACAAGCCTGCACCACGGACTGTGGGTCGGGAACATGCTCCAGCATTTCCATGCAGGTGACGACATCATAGAGCGCCGGATGAGCCTGCGCATGCGCTTCTACCGTTTCCTGCACGTAATCAACGATGACACCGCTTTCCAGCGCATGCAAGCGCGCGACCTGCAACGGCTCTGCCCCCATATCCAGCCCGGTGACCTCCGCGCCTTCACGCGCCATGCTTTCGGCTAAAATGCCGCCGCCGCAGCCGACATCCAACACTTTCTTGCCGAACAGGCCTTCCGCATGCTGCGAGATATAGCCCAGACGTAGCGGGTTAATACGGTGCAAGGGCTTGAATTCACCTTCTAAATCCCACCAGCGTGAAGCGATAGCCTCAAATTTGGCAATCTCCTGATGGTCAACGTTCGGAGTTTGATTTTCTACCTTCATGTGTCATCACTGCCTTTCGTCATCTTTATCCTGCTGCGAGTATACTCCCTTCGCGCTGCAACGTGCAGCGGTGTCCGTTTTCTCTAAGGGATATCTGAGGAATAAAGTCCATTGGGAAAACAGTCTGTTCAGAGCGGAAGGGAGTTTCCCCCGAAACGGCGGTTTGTGATATAATTTTTCACCTTTTGAACAGTTCACCTAATCTGAACGGTTCACTTTTCTGAACACGGGTAGATGCCTAAATAGAGGGATAGCGGCTCCATGAGCGACCTTGCCAGAGAAATCACACCGGTCAACATTGAAGAAGAGCTGAAAAGCTCGTATCTGGATTATGCGATGTCCGTTATTGTCGGGCGTGCATTACCAGATGTTCGAGATGGACTGAAACCGGTACACCGTCGCGTACTGTACGCGATGAACGTACTGGGTAACGACTGGAACAAACCGTATAAAAAATCCGCCCGTGTCGTCGGGGATGTCATCGGTAAATACCACCCGCACGGCGACTCTGCCGTTTATGAAACCATCGTACGTATGGCGCAGCCTTTCTCACTGCGTTACATGCTGGTTGATGGTCAGGGCAACTTCGGTTCGATTGATGGCGACTCCGCTGCGGCGATGCGTTATACCGAAATTCGCATGTCGAAAATTGCTCATGAACTGCTGGCCGATCTTGAAAAAGAGACGGTCGATTTTGTGCCGAACTATGACGGCA
This region includes:
- the ubiG gene encoding bifunctional 2-polyprenyl-6-hydroxyphenol methylase/3-demethylubiquinol 3-O-methyltransferase UbiG, yielding MKVENQTPNVDHQEIAKFEAIASRWWDLEGEFKPLHRINPLRLGYISQHAEGLFGKKVLDVGCGGGILAESMAREGAEVTGLDMGAEPLQVARLHALESGVIVDYVQETVEAHAQAHPALYDVVTCMEMLEHVPDPQSVVQACAKLVKPSGHVFFSTINRNAKAWMMAVIGAEYVLKMVPRGTHDIKKFIRPAELMHWVDSTPLREKHITGLHYNPLTDHFKLGPNVDVNYMLHTRHDK